The DNA region atgcttttatccaaagtgacttacaaatgaggacaacagaaacAATCAATATTAGaatcaaaataactaaaaatcGAAAACTGAAAGCTAAAACGTTATAAATACTAcctatacacattttaaaaataaagaaacgtaacatttaaatgtaaaattaaataaacaattacagtattgttcaaaataatagcagtacaatgtgactaaccagaataatcaaggtttttcgtatatttttttattgctacgtggcaaacaagttaccagtaggttcagtagattgtcagaaaacaaacaagacccagcattcatgatatgcacgctcttaaggctgtgcaattgggcaattagttgaaaggggtgtgttcaaaaaaatagcagtgtctacctttgactgtacaaactcaaaactattttgtacaaacattttttttttctgggatttagcaatcctgtgaatcactaaactaatatttagttgtatgaccacagttttttaaaactgcttgacatctgtgtggcatggagtcaaccaacttgtggcacctctcagctgttattccactccatgattctttaacaacattccacaattcattcacatttcttggttttgcttcagaaacagcatttttgatatcaccccacaagttctcaattggattaaggtctggagattgggctggccactccataacattaattttgttggtttggaaccaagactttgcccgtttactagtgtgttttgggtcattgtcttgttgaaacaaccatttcaagggcatgtcctcttcagcatagggcaacatgacctcttcaagtattttaacatatgcaaactgatccatgatccctggtatgcgataaataggcccaacaccatagtaggagaaacatgcccatatcatgatgcttgcacctccatgcttcactgtcttcactgtgtactgtggcttgaattcagagtttggaggtcgtctcacaaactgcctgtggcccttggacccaaaaagaacaattttactctcatcagtccacaaaatgttcctccatttctctttaggccagttgatgtgttctttggcaaattgtaacctcttctgcacacaccttttttttaacagagggactttgcgggggattcttgaaaatagattagcttcacacagacgtcttctaactgtcacagtacttacaggtaactccagactgtctttgatcatcctggaggtgatcattggctgagcctttgccattctggttattcttctatccattttgatggttgtcttccgttttcttccacgtctctctggttttgctctccattttaaggcattggagatcattttagctgaacagcctatcattttttgcacctctttataggttttcccctctctaatcaactttttaatcaaagtacgctgttcttctgaacaatgtcttgaacgacccattttcctcagctttcaaatgcatgttcaacaagtgttggcttcatccttaaataggggccacctgattcacacctgtttcttcacaaaattgatgacttcagtgattgaatgccacactgctatttttttgaacacacccctttcaactaattcaactaattgcccaattgcacagccttaagagcgtgcatatcatgaatgctgggtctcatttgttttctgagaatctactgaacctactggtaacttgtttgccacgtagaaataaaaaaatgtacgaaaaaccttgattattctggttagtcacattgtactgctattattttgaacaatactgtattaagttatatatatatatatatatatatatatatatatgcaaccaTAATGCGACCATTAACAGTCATCATTGAAGcataaatgtacaaatgtgtctGTAAATTATTCAGATGTTATCTTAAAATATTGGGGTTACTTCCTAGTATTTTATGGTCAAAGGGTTTGGCTGACAAAACCAATGGGAACCCCTGTATTAAGGGAATGATTCATCTAAAAACCTAAATCAAGATATTTGTTCACTCACCATCAtgtttcaaacttgtatgactttcttcctcCTGTGTaaaacaaaaggagaaatgttttaaaatgtaccaGTCATTAATttatctataataaaagtaaatgggGGTCCATACTCAAGCTCCAAGCCGACAAATAGTTTACATATCGTATCGCTTCAAGTTTTCATGGTTGTCAGTTTTTTCTTTATCTCACTtgatttttctcatttttctttgAAGTGTCTCTATCTGAGAATCTGAGTCCCGGTGCTGTGCAGATGTTCTCTGGTCACGAGGGATGGACAGGTGTGTCTTCTTCTGGTCCTGCTGCAATGCTGTCTGTGCAGCCCGCTCCAAGCTCTCCTGGAGCCAGCAGGTCCGAAAGAAACGACTTTTAACTCTTAGGTAATATGACAATATTCCCAACAATAAGTGAATAAGCTCATGTTATTTTCAGTCAGTATCCATGCCTGTGGACTGTGAGCAGTTGCACTGTATCATCCAGTCCTCCGGGGGGCATTGTGAGCGCCACACATAGCCAGGAGGAGCCCGGAGATGGAGGCTCCACCTCAACATCACCCTGCTCTCTGCTGCAGGGCCACGGACCAACCAGCTCGGAGGGTCGTGTGGATCAAGCCAATCACAGTAGGGTAGGCGGGGTGAGCTGGCCTTCTGTCTCCACCCACTCATTTTGAGTGTTCTCATTTATTTGCAAAGAAAGAAATGTACATGCTCTTTGAAGATTGTAAGTGTACAGGTGGTTCTGACGTGTCAATGGTCCTGTCCCAATTGACTCCATCAGCCATTTTTCTCAATCTAACTTCTTTTATGGTAGGAAAATTTCAACTGTTTGTGCTTTCAGTGTGTTGTAAACTTGTCGTAATATTGTATTTTGGTATATTATATTAAGTCATTGCAATGGATCTGAGCACAGCTTTTGTGCTAATGTTATCGTCAAAGTCAGTGATCATCTAACAGCTGCACagaggtcatgggttcaattcccagagaacacacatggtaattaaaaaaagaaagaatttgcATAAAAGCATCGGTCctataattataaatgtacattaacgttcaaaagtttgggattggtattttttaatgttttttgagatCTTAGGTTTTTAACTCTCTCATGCAAACCAAGactcaatttatttgaaaatacagtaaaaaaaactgtataattatagaatattattattatttaaatgaactgttttctattgtaatataatttaaaatctaatttattcctgtgatggtaaagctggattttcagcatcattcctccagtttacagagtcacatgatccttcagaaatctttctaatatgctgatttgctattcaagaaccatttctgattatcatcaatgttgaaaacccaATGTTCTTGCTTTTTCATGGAAATGGGCatatttgttttcaggattctttgataaatagacatttcaaaagaacagcatttaattaaaatagaaatcctttTTAACATTACAAATAATCTTACtatcacaattattaattaaaaaaatacttaccgaccccaaacctttgaagggTACTCTACATGTAACAAACTAATTCCTTTATCTTATATTCTTATTTCTTTTCACAGTCATTTTTGGTACATTTGTACAGTCTGGTAATAAGTTCAAAGCTGTTATCTGAACACATAACATCTGACGGGAGTAACTCGGAGAGAAAGCTAAACAAAGCTACAACTGTGGTAAAACTCTACAATTaggccgcagcataaatggtttatcaattaaaccactttgGCTTGTGGAACAAGCCAGTGTTTAGGCAGGCACAGTGATTTCGCTCTTACCTGGACTTTTTCCCTCCACAACAGCAAACACATTCATTCacgatctctctttctctctctctctcacacacacacacacattcattgcaTTCACACTTTCACAGGCAGAAACACATACACATTACAGTTGCATTCACACAACTACGCACACAGCTCTGCTTCCTCCAAAAGCAGGCCTCACTTACCCGCAGTTTAAAATGCTGCATAAAGAGAAGACAATTATTCCCCCATCATATTTTTCCGctcttgaaaatgttattttaatcgTGCCGGTGGAGTGGACCACTCTGTTGTTTTCACATGAGTGTAAAAAATAATGACGGCTGTACAGTGAATGGGCCCTTGGCATGTTTTGGCCACTATGGGCATGcagcagactcacacacacacgcaaccacacacacacacaccgtgtctAAAGGACCAAGAAAATTTTctgaattttattttcttaatccaCTGATctcttatattttcattttccatttctcTTATATTTTCATATTAGTACTTATTTTTGGTCTGTGATGACAAATTGTATTTTAAgcctttaaaaatgttgaaaattgaaaaaaattagaGTAcctggataaaaataaaaaaaagccaaataCCACAGCTGATATATGACCccaaactaactaaataaatataaataactagcACTTTATATGATGTTAAAAAGGTGACTATAATAGTCTTGAAACTGACTGCTAGTGCACCATGTACCTGACatgtttaataatacatttaacaaaaagaCAAGAACTTATGTACAAAACTTgtattgttttgctgttttttttaaaggacagttcacccaaaaaaatgtaaatgtagttcaCTGTATTTGTTCTGTTGTTTGTGATATTGCTCTTAAATCACATTGGAAGCCTTAACTTGCTATTAAACCTGTCCACATGTATCATTCTTTCATATTGATATGAACAATATATTGCAAATAAAGTCTGAGTTTCATCATCTGTTAGTTGCCACCTAGATACAGTGACTCAATGTCCATGTCATAGTCTTTCCTGGGAGGCTCCTCTGGGCTGGAGGACTCCTCTCCGAGCGTCCTCCACCACGGGAGACGCATGCTCTGCATCAAGGCATTGTGGGATTGACGGGCGCGTGTGGCCACAGGGCAGGAGCGGCTCAGGAACAGATTCACATCCTCCGCTCTGGCATCCTTCAGCGACGGCGCAtctaaaatgaacaaacaaattagtGACTTTAGATTGGTGGTTCTCAGTGCCCAAAAAAAACTATAACACAGAAGCAGGGGGGTGCAATGTCTatggaaaaatttaaaataaaaacagtgaaatgataataaaatgcATGATGGACAaggttttcataaaaacaaagttttataaaatgataaacttcACATTTTATACTTTGAACCATTTTTAAGAAAAAGCAATGACTCGAGTATCAATTACCacattattttacacaattatcaatcaattataataattcaataatataaatgtgtcttAATTGTTGTTGAATTTTATAATGCATAAGCATTAGCTTGTCGATCCACCATTTCATATGTACATGTTTGCTGCATAAAAATATGGGTACATTTTTCATTCCCGCCCCCTGAATAACACAAGATTTAAAAATGTGTGACATGTAATATAGAGTTATTGCACCAGATACATAATCTATGCAAATTTCCAAATGTAGCCACATCTGAAATCAGGCTTGCACAGCTACAGTAGAAGCTTCTGTGCTCACATACAGTATTTAGATATGTTTCGGGAATTCCTGAAATCATACTTCACACCAGTAGATCAGCTATAGATTTAGGTACGTACTTAGTAAAAGCTCCAAGTCTGTGTTGATCTGCGCAAGTAGAGCCTGTCTGTGCTGCTCCTGCGCTCGATCGGATGCTCTGTGGATCAGGTGCTGGTGCAGGAGACTCTGTGCTCTCTGATGGAGCTCCACACTGCCCTCTGCTGACGTCACTGAAGACTGcacaacagaaaaaaacacttttaaaatgaacattacACAAAAGAGAATTTGGCTATATTTGGATATGTCTTCATTGATGCTTTAACTCCAAGGAATAAAATACCAAGAGAACACAAAATGTGATTTCTTCAAGGTGACTCACGGGATGTAGGGAGATGTGCTCCTGTATGTGTTGCCTGAGCTCCGTTCTTCTCCTGTCAGTCAGTCCTCTGGGTCCTTTTAATGGCGTGAGAATACTTCTCTGTGCTCTACGACGTTTTAAAAACTGCAGAATCTGACAAAGAAGAACATGAGCACATAAATGATCAAGATTATCGGAGAAAAACAACTCAACCTctttaatgtattaatatgacAAGTGtacaatgttaatttattttcatatgtacAAATTCCATGGTTATTAAAGTGAACTTAAACTGAAACCATAAAGAACATTTATGCTATTTGAAATGCacttaaatctaaaataaatgagtaaatacgCTTATTTTAGCTAATTACCAAGGTAACATTTCAAAATTGTATTAAAgctgaactaaaaataaaaactacaaaacaaatataaaaaatatacattattagacgactctgtggaatacttgattctgattggtcagtcaccaCTTTCCTAGGCATGTTATTTCTGATAACTAGTAAAAactaataacacaggctcatctggGTAACTCTGTTGAGCTTTATTCTGCAATAACAATGGACCTTacttagaaaaataaattaataaaacaaaacctttttttattatttttttttttttaatgaaaatgtaataactCATTCAGACCATTAGGAGaaaatataatagtatctcaaggATATTAGCCTGAGCTCCTGACACTGTAAACCATGTTAGCTGTACACTCACGGCTCTCTGTAGAGTGACAGCAGCTCTGTGCTGTCTGAGAATGTATCTGTGCTGCTGGAAGCTGCGTCTCTCTCGGTGTCCTCTCCACACTCTCTGAATCAGCACAGCTGCCTTGTTCTCCAGCTCCCCCAGGTATCTCTCCACCTGGGCTGAGAGAGGAAGACAACAGACTTTCATTTGTTGACATGCTTGCTGGCTATATTTCCAGTCTTCATTTCAATTGTTGTAAAtgtgcttttgtgtttgtttagtaTTTTCTTCTGAAATACTAGTTgttatttcattcaaaaatacatttaaatttcagtttacaATTTTCAATTGTTTCAGCTAGTTTCTAATGCAGTTTCTgactttttattagttttaagtgtttcatttaacatttccattttattttatttcagcttttttcaattaacaaaaatgtttttggttaACGAAAACAACCCTGATGCATACGCACAACAAGGTTACCACACTATGTTTGATTTGGTGTTTGTTACCAGCCGGCAGTATCTCCATCAGATGAAGCTGGTGTTGGCGGAACTGTCTCATGGCTCTCTGTCTTCGCAGACACACTTGATGACGTAATTCTTCTTCTGCGCGATATCTCTCAGTGTGTTCCTGTTGTCGCCTGCGCTTTTCCCTATTGCACAAAGATAAATCTCATTTACCTAAAACATAACAAAGTGTCCCTAAATGGTTAATGTCTTCATTTCACAGATGGACTCACCAAATCATTTTCTTACCTGAAGCTGCGCTGTAGTGTGCTGACCGCTCTGGGGAGTTTCCGAAGTCTTTTCCGGGTCTGATGGGCTCTCCAGGCTGCCTGGATAATACAAGCTGCTCGCACACACTCCTCAGATGACTCCTTCATTTAGATACAGTATGTAGGGAAAAGAAATACACAACAAACAGCCAGTATAATTATAAATGATCAGAAGGATAGTGGAAAATGATAATTATGAGTAtttaatgaaagaaactttaaagaaatggttcattaaaaaattaacatttgaagaaAATAAACTCTCCCTCAGGCTTTCCTAAATGTAGatttagtattacatcacttgctctccaatggatcctctggagtgaatgggtgccgtcagaatgagagtccaaacagatgataatcTGGTGAGGTCaacagctgcatgtttgtaataaacaaactaataaattaCGATTACTGTTAAATTAAAGTTCTACACGAATGTGTCAGACTTTGAtctgagaggacaacaggagactttcactggaggaagtgttactATGGATAAAGTTTTTaaagccttaatgatggatttgtttattacaagcaCACagatttttgcttcacaagacattaattgatggactgtagtcatgtggattattgtgatgtttttatcaactgtttggcctcccattccgacggcacccattcactgcagaggatccactggtgaacgaGTGATGTATTGCTATTTTGGATTAATTAATatctgttctgctgaagaaacagaCTCCTCTACATCTTGAATAGCCTGAAgatgagtacattttaagcagatttttttagttttgggagaactattcctttaactatcATCACAAGTGGATTTAaaggataaaataaaatgctaccaAATGTAAAACATGTCTACATTAATGCATTAAGCAGACACTCTGAGCTAGTGGCCACTGACCGTAGTGTCTCTCCATGGGACGTCTGACCGCAAGTGATCAATAAGCTGATCCAGAACAGAGTCAAAGCCTTTACCACGCCAGTCTTTCACAGCTAAATCAGCCAAACCTGCAGGACCAAACAGTGGAAGACAGGTCGAAACACTCAGCAACTAAAACTTGAAGATGCTTTTAGATCTAAAGAGTGTGACTGTACCTCTGTATCGTTTGTGAATGAGATGATGGGTTGAGCTGCTGTGGTCCATAATCAGAACAAGGGTCTTTACAGCTGCTCTGCCAATCACAGGATTCGAGCTACTGGACATTTTATACACAATATCATCCATGATGTCAGTCAGAGCCCTGTTTCCCATCTCAGCTACAACAGCACTTCAGAAACATAGGGAGAGACAGAGGTATTTGAGTATTTGAATGTGGAGCAGTTACATGGATAAAGGCTGTATTATGGACTAGGTGGCTTTCTGTTGTACCCGTTTGCCCTGAAGATATTGTTCCACATGGTGACAGTAACAATGGAGACGTCGTCATCTTCACAGACTTGgatgttctcataatgtttaGATCTCAGAACTGAGAAGAGAATGCTAAAAACGTCAGTTTCATTTCAGTTCAAGCTAAAATCCATCTCTAAAGACATCTTGTGATGgttaatttgttaaatttatagaGGAAGTTGTTTACCGTGATGAATGAGATGTGTATGAGTCCTGAGGAGCCAGCCAATCGAATCAAAGACTTTTCTAAATAAACGGATTATCTCATTATGTGCCTTGTCCTGTTAAAAAGAGACATGAAGTGATCTGGTTGGTTACTACTCAGCTAAATGTGCTCTTAAAGTTCAAAAGCTGAAATTATAATAGTATGAAACAAAtagtatgtttttaatgttagaCATACACTCAAGGCCCCATGAATGATGTAAACAATATTAATCAAGACTTCTATTACGGTTCTATTGCAAGTGTGATACGATAACATTCTATTATGATTACTGGTAGAAGTTAATTTTCAGGATCTTGCCGGAACATTTGCAAAAGTTCTGAGAACGTTCCCCGTTAGCTGGGTGCTGTCTCTTGTAATCAAAATACAGCAATTATTATCCAAATTCAGATATGAGAGAACTAATTAGAAATAATGACAGGTGTTTAAGATTTGTCTCACTCTGAAAgggtttattttgcattaaaacataCTAGCTGACTGTACAATAAATAAACCTTGCTACTTGCTGTATTCTGTGATTCAGGAGACTGTAATATCTTACCCGCAAAGCTCTGTTCATTAGACGGTCTGCAAGAAAAAGAAGGCTTTCCACCACAGAAGGCAGAAAATCGTGACTAAACACCTCCATGTCTCTGAAAGCTCCCAGACCCACACAGCATGTGCTAGTAGAACAGAAACATGTTTTAAATCTGACGCTGCGCATGACAACAGTACTCAGCTTGTGTTTCTATCTGAA from Carassius auratus strain Wakin chromosome 6, ASM336829v1, whole genome shotgun sequence includes:
- the iqcb1 gene encoding IQ calmodulin-binding motif-containing protein 1, giving the protein MGPSGDKVSPELKDLVADTREKSENKVNDVLSKLKDLLGRKSLGDQRDLEACKQSLYSHGVLQYCSSSLRFSPAKIHGGYAALTQMADLLSTCCVGLGAFRDMEVFSHDFLPSVVESLLFLADRLMNRALRDKAHNEIIRLFRKVFDSIGWLLRTHTHLIHHVLRSKHYENIQVCEDDDVSIVTVTMWNNIFRANGAVVAEMGNRALTDIMDDIVYKMSSSSNPVIGRAAVKTLVLIMDHSSSTHHLIHKRYRGLADLAVKDWRGKGFDSVLDQLIDHLRSDVPWRDTTESSEECVRAACIIQAAWRAHQTRKRLRKLPRAVSTLQRSFREKRRRQQEHTERYRAEEELRHQVCLRRQRAMRQFRQHQLHLMEILPAAQVERYLGELENKAAVLIQRVWRGHRERRSFQQHRYILRQHRAAVTLQRAILQFLKRRRAQRSILTPLKGPRGLTDRRRTELRQHIQEHISLHPSSVTSAEGSVELHQRAQSLLHQHLIHRASDRAQEQHRQALLAQINTDLELLLNAPSLKDARAEDVNLFLSRSCPVATRARQSHNALMQSMRLPWWRTLGEESSSPEEPPRKDYDMDIESLYLGGN